A genomic stretch from Candidatus Woesearchaeota archaeon includes:
- a CDS encoding DEAD/DEAH box helicase has product MNEFETLGLIEPIMKSIRDENFETPTKIQAKTIPLILDGKDVIGKSSTGSGKTLAFAAGIIQNIDKGKGIQAIILTPTRELAEQVKDAFKKFAKHRKLVATAIYGGVSIEPQMKKLTKTDVVIATPGRMLDHIQRGTINLKNVKILVLDEADRMLDMGFLPDVDRIIGKCPYRQQTLLFSATISTEIKKLCGKYMNNPIRIDGSEQVDPNKLKQVYYDISDTQKFPLLVHLLKAEMTGLVMIFCNTRQNVDFVVKNLKLNQIDAVAIHGGFTQSKRSKTMEKFQSNKAHALVCTDVAARGLDIPAVSHVYNYDLPTDSKDYVHRIGRTARAGSEGIAVNVLGKRDHNNFSQILRDYSAMKVRKMEIPHYERVEMKKTIPERRGRERTQRIGQGGRSEGKGGARGGRRPAFGGGLRSQSRSFGSSRSSSSSGFRSERSESRGTSSEGSFGSRRRDSEQRERRGSSRSSSEGRSSGPRTGGFSRGRDSRESSEGRSSGPRTGGFSRGRDSRESSEGRSSGPRNRSPRSAPSERGERKSFRKTRN; this is encoded by the coding sequence ATGAACGAATTTGAAACATTAGGTTTAATAGAACCAATAATGAAATCTATCCGAGATGAAAATTTCGAAACACCAACAAAAATTCAAGCTAAAACTATTCCATTAATTTTAGATGGAAAAGACGTAATTGGAAAATCCTCAACAGGCTCAGGAAAAACACTTGCATTCGCAGCAGGAATTATCCAAAACATCGACAAAGGAAAAGGAATCCAAGCAATAATTCTAACTCCAACAAGAGAGCTTGCAGAACAAGTAAAAGATGCATTCAAAAAGTTTGCAAAACATAGAAAACTTGTTGCAACAGCAATTTATGGTGGAGTCTCAATTGAACCACAAATGAAAAAGCTTACAAAAACAGACGTTGTAATTGCAACACCTGGAAGAATGCTTGATCATATCCAACGTGGAACAATTAATTTAAAAAATGTTAAAATCTTAGTTTTAGATGAAGCAGATAGAATGCTTGACATGGGATTTTTACCTGATGTCGACAGAATAATTGGAAAATGTCCTTACCGACAACAAACACTACTATTCTCCGCAACAATTAGTACTGAAATTAAAAAACTATGTGGAAAATACATGAACAACCCAATTAGAATTGACGGATCAGAACAAGTAGATCCAAATAAATTAAAACAAGTATACTACGATATTTCCGATACTCAAAAATTCCCACTATTAGTTCATTTACTAAAAGCTGAGATGACCGGACTTGTAATGATTTTTTGTAACACTAGACAAAACGTAGACTTTGTTGTAAAGAACTTAAAACTAAATCAAATCGATGCAGTTGCAATCCACGGAGGATTTACACAATCTAAAAGAAGTAAAACCATGGAAAAGTTCCAATCAAATAAAGCACACGCACTCGTTTGTACAGATGTTGCTGCAAGAGGACTAGATATTCCTGCAGTATCTCACGTATACAATTATGACTTACCTACAGATTCAAAAGACTATGTTCACAGAATCGGACGAACAGCTCGAGCAGGAAGTGAAGGAATTGCAGTTAATGTTTTAGGAAAAAGAGATCATAATAATTTCTCTCAAATTCTAAGAGATTACTCAGCAATGAAAGTTCGCAAAATGGAAATTCCACATTATGAACGAGTAGAAATGAAGAAAACTATTCCTGAAAGACGAGGCCGTGAAAGAACTCAAAGAATCGGACAAGGCGGACGAAGCGAAGGAAAAGGCGGCGCTAGAGGCGGACGAAGACCTGCATTTGGCGGTGGATTAAGATCACAATCAAGAAGTTTTGGAAGTTCAAGAAGTTCATCCTCAAGCGGATTTCGTAGTGAACGAAGTGAGAGTCGAGGAACTAGCAGCGAAGGAAGTTTTGGAAGTAGAAGACGAGATAGTGAACAAAGAGAACGACGTGGATCTAGTAGAAGCTCTAGTGAAGGAAGATCAAGCGGACCTCGAACCGGCGGATTTAGTCGTGGACGAGACAGCAGAGAATCTAGCGAAGGACGATCAAGTGGTCCTCGAACCGGCGGATTTAGTCGTGGACGAGACAGCAGAGAATCTAGCGAAGGACGATCAAGTGGTCCAAGAAATAGATCTCCAAGATCAGCTCCTTCTGAAAGAGGAGAACGTAAAAGTTTTCGAAAAACAAGAAATTAA